One stretch of Campylobacter sp. CCS1377 DNA includes these proteins:
- the bamD gene encoding outer membrane protein assembly factor BamD: MKKCILPVSVLLIISACSTKTTDELYNLSAIEWYQQIIKDLQDKDLEKADLHYNSMASEHIADPLLEQTLLILAQAHMDEEEYLLADFYLEEYNKKFGNSKNVDYIRYLKIKAKFSAFSQPNRNQALMLESSKEITQFLENYPNTQYKLLVQTMLTKFNLANYYLDETIADLYQRTDRTQSYEIYQEKLKNSDFYDTYMIKPELPWYRKVFE; encoded by the coding sequence AGTGTTTTGTTAATAATAAGTGCTTGTAGTACAAAAACTACAGATGAACTTTATAATTTAAGCGCTATAGAGTGGTATCAGCAAATCATTAAAGATTTGCAAGATAAGGATTTGGAAAAAGCGGATTTGCATTATAATTCTATGGCTAGTGAGCATATTGCAGATCCTTTATTGGAACAAACTTTACTTATTTTAGCTCAGGCGCATATGGATGAAGAAGAATATCTTTTAGCGGATTTTTACCTTGAAGAGTATAATAAAAAATTTGGTAATTCTAAAAATGTAGATTATATAAGATATCTAAAGATTAAAGCAAAATTTAGTGCTTTTTCGCAACCAAATCGTAATCAAGCTTTAATGCTTGAAAGTTCTAAGGAAATTACTCAATTTTTGGAAAATTATCCTAATACCCAATATAAACTTTTAGTGCAAACTATGCTTACAAAATTTAATTTAGCAAATTATTATCTTGATGAAACCATTGCTGATCTTTATCAAAGAACAGATCGCACCCAAAGTTATGAAATTTATCAGGAAAAACTCAAAAATTCAGACTTTTATGATACTTATATGATAAAACCAGAACTTCCTTGGTATAGAAAAGTATTTGAATAA